In Drosophila miranda strain MSH22 chromosome XR, D.miranda_PacBio2.1, whole genome shotgun sequence, the genomic window GTAGTGGTTCTCCTTAGctcctcctactcctcctcctcctgaaCCTCCTTAAATTCCCATTATAAGAACGCCCGCCATAAGACTGTACATACAAATCCCTCCCCTTCCCCGTAGTGTAGCGTAGCCGTAAGCACATAGTCCTAGACCGTATTTGTCCATATGCCATGCTACTTGATTGACTTCTAGTTGAGCGCCACTCTCCGGGGGATGCCGTCCTGGGGATGCGCCATTTACGCCTAAGCTCAAAAATACCTTGAAAATAAACCGTAAACATTACAAACCGTAAACATACAAATGGCTCGAGATCTTTGGGAGGAACGGGATGGTCCACGGATCACGGATCGATGAATGATGACATTTGCTAATTCTCATTTCACAAACATTTTCAAATATCTTCCCCCAGGTGAGGTGTACGTTTTAGATGATGGCGCCGAGGTGGATCTCGACTTGGGCAACTATGAGCGCTTCCTGGACATCACACTGCATCGGGACAACAACATAACCACAGGCAAGATCTACAAGCTGGTCATCGAGAAGGAGCGCACTGGGGAATACCTTGGAAAAACTGTTCAGGGTAAGTGGATGAATGCCTGAGATGAGTAAAGATGAAAAAACTGATCCCCCACCATCCTCCATCCCCTTCAGTTGTGCCCCACATCACGGATGCCATACAGGAGTGGGTGGAGCGCGTAGCACAGACGCCTGTGCAGGGCTCCTCCAAGCCGCAGGTTTGCATCATAGAGCTGGGCGGAACCATTGGCGACATCGAGGGCATGCCCTTCGTCGAGGCCTTCAGGCAGTTCCAGTTCCGCGTGAAGCGCGAGAACTTCTGTGTGGCCCATGTGTCGCTGGTGCCGCTGCCAAAGGCCACCGGAGAGCCCAAGACAAAGCCCACACAGAGCTCGGTGCGGGAGCTGCGCGGCTGTGGCCTCAGTCCCGACCTGATTGTCTGCCGATCGGAGAAACCCATTGGACTGGAGGTCAAGGAGAAGATCAGCAACTTCTGCCACGTGGGGCCAGATCAGGTGATCTGCATCCATGATCTGAACTCCATATACCATGTCCCGCTGCTGATGGAGCAGAACGGAGTCATCGAGTATCTCAACGAGCGGCTCCAGCTGAACATCGACATGAGCAAGCGCACCAAGTGAGTCGGAGTGGGCAGACCAAGGGAGTGGGATGCTCCACAGACAGGATTCGATATCAAATTAAACCTCTATCGTTTTGGTTTTAGGTGTCTGCAGCACTGGCGGGATCTGGCCCGACGCACGGAGACGGTGCGGCGTGAGGTGAGCATCGCCATCGTTGGCAAGTACACCAAGTTCGCGGACTCGTACGCCTCTGTGGTGAAGGCCCTGCAGCACGCTGCACTGGCGGCCAACCGCAAGCTGGTGCTAGTGTTCATCGAGTCGTGCCAGCTGGAGCAGGAGACGCTGGTGAGCGAGCCGTCGAAGTACCACAAGGAATGGCAGAGACTGTGCGATAGCGACGGCATCCTGGTGCCTGGTGGCTTTGGATCGCGTGGCATGGAGGGCAAGATACGGGCTTGCAGGTGGGCGCGGGAGAACCAGAAGCCGATGCTGGGCATCTGCCTGGGCCTGCAGGCAGCCGTGATTGAGTTTGCGCGCAACAAGCTTGGCCTGAAGGACGCCAACACCACGGAGGTCGATCCACAAACGGGCAATGCCCTGGTCATCGACATGCCGGAGCATCACACTGGCCAGCTGGGCGGCACCATGCGCCTGGGCAAGCGGACGACAGTCTTTTCTGAGGGCTGCACCAGCATCATCCGACAGCTGTATGGCAACCCAAAGTCCATTCAGGAGCGGCACCGGCATCGGTACGAGGTGAATCCCAAGTATGTGCCGCAGCTGGAGGAGCACGGGATGCGGTTTGTGGCCACCGACGTGGACAAAACACGCATGGAGATCATTGAGCTGCGCGACCATCCTTATTTTGTGGCCACCCAATACCATCCAGAGTACTTGTCGCGTCCCCTTAAGCCGTCGCCACCCTTCCTGGGCCTGATCCTGGCCTCCGTGGACAGGCTTCCGCAGTATATCCAGCGCGGCTGCCGCTTGTCGCCCCGCCAGCTCTCAGACGCCTCTTCGGACGAGGAAGAGACTTACCGTGGAGCGACAAAATCGATGAAGTCCCTCCAAATAACTGGAACGACGACGCCGACCAATGGAATTTCGCGAAATGCctgcagaagcagcaacagtAGCACCATCAGCACCGTGTCGTCGGACAT contains:
- the LOC108152422 gene encoding CTP synthase isoform X2, whose product is MAPKKSTIVLNVEQFIHDIEERPAIWNRNFHCNKAFLEQMWDELSGAHKLPSEVYVLDDGAEVDLDLGNYERFLDITLHRDNNITTGKIYKLVIEKERTGEYLGKTVQVVPHITDAIQEWVERVAQTPVQGSSKPQVCIIELGGTIGDIEGMPFVEAFRQFQFRVKRENFCVAHVSLVPLPKATGEPKTKPTQSSVRELRGCGLSPDLIVCRSEKPIGLEVKEKISNFCHVGPDQVICIHDLNSIYHVPLLMEQNGVIEYLNERLQLNIDMSKRTKCLQHWRDLARRTETVRREVSIAIVGKYTKFADSYASVVKALQHAALAANRKLVLVFIESCQLEQETLVSEPSKYHKEWQRLCDSDGILVPGGFGSRGMEGKIRACRWARENQKPMLGICLGLQAAVIEFARNKLGLKDANTTEVDPQTGNALVIDMPEHHTGQLGGTMRLGKRTTVFSEGCTSIIRQLYGNPKSIQERHRHRYEVNPKYVPQLEEHGMRFVATDVDKTRMEIIELRDHPYFVATQYHPEYLSRPLKPSPPFLGLILASVDRLPQYIQRGCRLSPRQLSDASSDEEETYRGATKSMKSLQITGTTTPTNGISRNACRSSNSSTISTVSSDIEGACGGVGVGPTTTNGHGEDIGEE
- the LOC108152422 gene encoding CTP synthase isoform X1, with the protein product MKYILVTGGVISGVGKGVIASSFGTLLKSCQLDVTSIKIDPYINIDAGTFSPYEHGEVYVLDDGAEVDLDLGNYERFLDITLHRDNNITTGKIYKLVIEKERTGEYLGKTVQVVPHITDAIQEWVERVAQTPVQGSSKPQVCIIELGGTIGDIEGMPFVEAFRQFQFRVKRENFCVAHVSLVPLPKATGEPKTKPTQSSVRELRGCGLSPDLIVCRSEKPIGLEVKEKISNFCHVGPDQVICIHDLNSIYHVPLLMEQNGVIEYLNERLQLNIDMSKRTKCLQHWRDLARRTETVRREVSIAIVGKYTKFADSYASVVKALQHAALAANRKLVLVFIESCQLEQETLVSEPSKYHKEWQRLCDSDGILVPGGFGSRGMEGKIRACRWARENQKPMLGICLGLQAAVIEFARNKLGLKDANTTEVDPQTGNALVIDMPEHHTGQLGGTMRLGKRTTVFSEGCTSIIRQLYGNPKSIQERHRHRYEVNPKYVPQLEEHGMRFVATDVDKTRMEIIELRDHPYFVATQYHPEYLSRPLKPSPPFLGLILASVDRLPQYIQRGCRLSPRQLSDASSDEEETYRGATKSMKSLQITGTTTPTNGISRNACRSSNSSTISTVSSDIEGACGGVGVGPTTTNGHGEDIGEE